Proteins co-encoded in one Rattus rattus isolate New Zealand chromosome 5, Rrattus_CSIRO_v1, whole genome shotgun sequence genomic window:
- the Rbbp9 gene encoding serine hydrolase RBBP9, with protein MASPTKAVIVPGNGGGDVATHGWYGWVRKGLEQIPGFQCLAKNMPDPITARESIWLPFMETELHCDEKTIIIGHSSGAIAAMRYAETHQVYALVLVSAYTSDLGDENERASGYFSRPWQWEKIKANCPHIVQFGSTDDPFLPWKEQQEVADRLDAKLYKFTDRGHFQNTEFHELIRVVKSMLTPAL; from the exons ATGGCGTCCCCTACCAAGGCAGTGATTGTTCCTGGGAACGGAGGCGGGGATGTGGCCACCCACGGCTGGTACGGCTGGGTGAGAAAGGGGCTGGAGCAG ATTCCTGGTTTCCAGTGTTTGGCTAAAAACATGCCTGACCCAA TTACCGCTCGAGAGAGCATCTGGCTGCCCTTCATGGAGACAGAACTGCACTGTGATGAGAAGACCATCATCATAGGCCACAGTTCCGGGGCCATCGCAGCCATGAG GTATGCAGAGACACATCAGGTATACGCTCTCGTATTGGTGTCTGCATACACATCAGACTTGGGAGATGAAAATGAGCGTGCAAGTG GGTACTTCAGCCGCCCCTGGCAGTGGGAGAAGATCAAGGCCAACTGCCCTCACATTGTACAGTTTGGCTCTACTGATGACCCCTTCCTTCCATGGAAGGAACAACAAGAAGTGGCAGATAGGCTGGACGCCAAACTGTACAAATTCACTGACCGTGGTCACTTTCAGAACACAGAGTTCCATGAACTGATTAGAGTGGTGAAGTCTATGCTGACTCCTGCTCTGTAA